From a single Aspergillus puulaauensis MK2 DNA, chromosome 2, nearly complete sequence genomic region:
- the LUC7 gene encoding LUC7 domain-containing protein (BUSCO:EOG09264D7Y;~COG:A;~EggNog:ENOG410PIXG;~InterPro:IPR004882;~PFAM:PF03194;~go_component: GO:0005685 - U1 snRNP [Evidence IEA];~go_function: GO:0003729 - mRNA binding [Evidence IEA];~go_process: GO:0006376 - mRNA splice site selection [Evidence IEA]) — translation MAAEQRKLLEQLMGADQLVGTGAGSRNSQLSITDSKVCRSYLVGTCPHDLFTNTKQDLGPCPKVHSEGLKTEYETASSAEKAKWGFDYDYMRDMQKYIDDCDRRIESAQRRLEKTPDEIRQTNDLLKQISDLAKSINTGLLEVSVLGETGSVAQALNELHKIRTAKHQKETCERELKNLQDTSGPSGHQKLQVCDVCGAYLSRLDNDRRLADHFFGKMHMGYSDMRKGFKKLSEELKGRPPPIRHHDEEEGGGWGGPRGGGRGPRYGGGGGYKKRGGRW, via the exons ATGGCGGCCGAACAAAGAAAGCTGCTCGAGCAGCTTATGGGAG CCGACCAGCTCGTAGGAACTGGCGCAGGCTCCCGTAATTCCCAACTCTCCATCACAGACTCGAAGGTCTGCCGCTCGTACCTCGTTGGCACCTGTCCGCACGACCTCTTCACCAATACAAAGCAAGATCTTGGGCCTTGCCCGAAAGTGCACAGCGAAGGATTAAAGACCGAGTACGAGACCGCATCCTCGGCCGAGAAGGCAAAATGGGGATTCGATTACGATTATATGCGCGATATGCAAAAGTACATCGATGACTGTGACCGACGGATTGAGTCTGCGCAGCGCCGACTGGAGAAGACGCCTGATGAGATTCGGCAGACGAATGACCTG CTCAAACAAATTTCCGACCTAGCAAAGTCCATCAACACAGGCCTTCTCGAAGTATCGGTACTTGGCGAAACGGGGTCTGTCGCGCAAGCTCTGAACGAACTGCACAAAATCCGCACAGCAAAGCACCAAAAGGAGACATGCGAACGGGAACTAAAGAACCTTCAAGACACATCTGGGCCCTCAGGTCACCAAAAGCTACAAGTCTGCGACGTTTGCGGCGCGTACCTCAGTCGACTCGACAACGACCGCCGCTTGGCTGATCATTTCTTCGGAAAGATGCACATGGGCTACTCCGACATGCGCAAAGGTTTCAAGAAGCTGAGCGAGGAGCTCAAGGGACGACCTCCACCTATTCGGCACcacgatgaggaagagggtggCGGATGGGGCGGTCCgcgcggtggtggaagaggccCTCGATATGGTGGCGGGGGTGGATATAAGAAGCGGGGTGGTCGGTGGTGA
- a CDS encoding uncharacterized protein (COG:S;~EggNog:ENOG410PV5I;~TransMembrane:1 (o78-96i)) yields MSYHTMLTIMTETCIHRNSEMIFDNHAHQFTELINHLSKTYELCTQDLKAASNSSSAVQHGSKGERKWTQSQSQSHDMAHTIIDLGWFIPLFYVAVKCRNRDIRRQAAQLLQLTNHREGFWDGKITACIAKRVIEIEEGDFYDGFDDTEHSPSTNSVGPGLTLPESSRIRDLEVQMEGNPLEKVLLYGGFEGIGDISVCIGEYHVLEQRWV; encoded by the coding sequence ATGAGCTACCACACAATGCTCACCATAATGACGGAAACATGCATCCACCGCAATAGCGAAATGATATTCGATAATCACGCCCACCAATTCACCGAACTCATTAACCATCTCTCCAAAACATACGAACTCTGTACGCAAGACCTAAAAGCGGCCTCAAACTCGTCTAGCGCCGTCCAGCACGGCTCAAAGGGAGAACGCAAGTGGAcacaaagccaaagccaaagccacgACATGGCCCACACAATCATCGATCTCGGCTGGTTCATCCCGCTCTTCTACGTTGCCGTTAAATGTCGCAATCGGGATATACGACGCCAGGCAgcccagcttcttcaattAACAAACCACCGCGAGGGGTTCTGGGATGGGAAAATTACTGCGTGCATCGCGAAACGTGTGATAGAGATTGAGGAAGGGGATTTCTatgatggctttgatgaCACTGAGCATTCTCCATCGACGAACTCGGTAGGGCCGGGTCTGACACTACCAGAGTCAAGTCGTATTCGAGATCTCGAAGTGCAGATGGAGGGGAATCCGTTAGAGAAGGTTCTTTTATACGGAGGGTTTGAGGGTATAGGCGATATTAGTGTTTGCATTGGGGAATACCATGTCCTGGAACAGCGATGGGTATAA
- a CDS encoding 3-methyl-2-oxobutanoate hydroxymethyltransferase ECM31 (BUSCO:EOG09263FTE;~COG:H;~EggNog:ENOG410PHZX;~InterPro:IPR003700,IPR015813,IPR040442;~PFAM:PF02548;~go_function: GO:0003824 - catalytic activity [Evidence IEA];~go_function: GO:0003864 - 3-methyl-2-oxobutanoate hydroxymethyltransferase activity [Evidence IEA];~go_process: GO:0015940 - pantothenate biosynthetic process [Evidence IEA]): MAALRIATRRMLLPQRFACRALQATSTTPPPLSSTNITPHSPAPCSIRHSSHSPLSAATASTRKKVTTQTLRNLYKKGEPITMLTAHDFPSAHVAEVAGMEVVLVGDSLAMVALGMQDTNEVVLEDMLLHCRSVARAAQTAFTVADLPMGSYEISPEQALQSAIRIIKEGRVQGIKLEGGEEMAPTIKRITSAGIPVVGHIGLTPQRQNALGGFRVQGKSTASALKLLQDARAVQEAGAFMMVVEAVPPEIARIVTQKLSVPTIGIGAGNGCSGQVLVQIDMTGNFPPGRFLPKFVKQYANVWNEALKGIEEYRDEVKSRAYPAEQHTYPIPKEELAEFEKAVDEIPEKK; the protein is encoded by the exons ATGGCCGCCTTACGGATTGCCACTCGGCGAATGCTACTCCCGCAGCGTTTTGCGTGTCGAGCCCTCCAAGCCACTTCCACTACACCCCCTCCCTTGTCTAGCACCAATATCACACCGCACTCACCAGCACCATGCTCCATCCGCCATAGCTCTCACTCTCCATTGAGTGCAGCCACAGCCAGCACGAGGAAGAAAGTCACAACACAGACCCTACGCAATCTGTATAAAAAGGGCGAGCCAATCACTATGTTGACTGCCCACGATTTTCCAAGTGCACACGTTGCCGAGGTCGCCGGTATGGAAGTGGTTCTTGTCGGTGATAGCTTGGCAATGGTAGCCCTAGGCATGCAAGATACCAACGAAGTGGTGCTTGAAGATATGCTGCTGCATTGTCGAAGTGTCGCGCGAGCAGCCCAGACAGCGTTCACG GTTGCGGATCTGCCTATGGGTTCGTATGAAATATCCCCAGAGCAAGCTCTTCAGTCGGCTATTCGGATAATCAAAGAGGGTCGAGTACAGGGTATTAAGCTTGAAGGGGGAGAGGAGATGGCTCCAACTATCAAGCGTATAACATCTGCCGGGATTCCAGTCGTTGGACATATCGGTCTCACACCCCAACGTCAAAACGCACTTGGAGGCTTCCGTGTTCAAGGAAAGTCCACAGCAAGTGCTCTGAAACTGTTACAAGACGCGCGCGCCGTGCAAGAAGCCGGTGCATTCATGATGGTAGTGGAAGCAGTGCCACCAGAGATCGCAAGGATCGTCACACAGAAGCTCAGCGTTCCCACCATTGGCATTGGCGCAGGTAACGGCTGTTCCGGTCAAGTCCTCGTCCAGATCGACATGACCGGAAACTTCCCACCTGGCCGTTTCTTGCCTAAATTTGTCAAGCAGTATGCCAATGTCTGGAACGAGGCCCTGAAAGGCATCGAGGAATACCGTGATGAGGTGAAGAGCCGAGCGTACCCCGCGGAACAGCACACATATCCCATTCCGAAGGAGGAACTAGCGGAGTTTGAGAAGGCCGTCGATGAGATACCCGAAAAGAAATGA
- a CDS encoding putative aldo-keto reductase (AKR13) (COG:C;~EggNog:ENOG410PV3Z;~InterPro:IPR020471,IPR036812,IPR023210;~PFAM:PF00248;~go_function: GO:0016491 - oxidoreductase activity [Evidence IEA];~go_process: GO:0055114 - oxidation-reduction process [Evidence IEA]), with translation MSTAQVPLRTLGKDGPQVPALGFGLMELSYQTYGTTPGEEQQFAILDRALELGATFWDTSDLYGDSEKLLGKWFQRTGKRNEIFLASKFGFLGGPGSVDSSASYCKTACEASLERLGVDSIDLYYMHMANPETPIEETMRALVELKAEGKIKYIGLSMVSSTTLRRACKIAPVTAVQSEYSVVSRHIEGAAGTDLLATCRELGVALVAATPLGRGLLTSTFSQGNEVGDERDARVKVMPRFLPENREQNVKAVGQFKKLADGKGCSVTQLAIAWLLKQGDDIFPIPGTKRLKYLEENWKALDILLTDEENAKIKAFGDSIEIAGALVPDQFVDYVFRDTKEEVA, from the exons ATGTCGACAGCACAAGTGCCTCTCCGTACCCTGGGTAAGGATGGCCCTCAAGTTCCAGCCCTAGGCTTTGGTTTGATGGAGTTGTCGTACCAGACTTATGGAACGACCCCTGGCGAGGAGCAACAGTTTGCCATTCTCGACCGtgccctggagctgggagcAACATTCTGGGATACATCTGA TCTCTACGGCGATAGCGAGAAGCTCCTGGGTAAATGGTTCCAGCGGACCGGGAAACGCAATGAAATTTTCCTTGCAAGCAAATTTGGTTTCCTTGGAGGGCCCGGAAGTGTTGACAGTTCTGCGTCCTACTGCAAGACGGCCTGTGAGGCGAGTCTAGAGCGCCTTGGTGTCGACTCAATTGACCTGT ACTATATGCACATGGCTAATCCAGAGACCCCAATCGAGGAAACTATGCGAGCCCTGGTGGAGTTGAAAGC GGAAGGTAAAATCAAGTACATCGGACTCTCAATGGTTTCGTCTACCACGCTGCGCCGCGCGTGCAAGATTGCGCCAGTGACCGCTGTCCAGTCTGAATACTCGGTGGTCTCGCGTCATATCGAGGGCGCCGCCGGGACTGACCTGTTGGCCACTTGCCGTGAGCTAGGAGTTGCTTTGGTCGCCGCTACACCATTAGGCAGGGGACTATTGACTTCTACGTTTAGTCAAGGTAATGAGGTGGGGGATGAACGAGACGCGCGCGTGAAAGTAATGCCTCGATTCCTGCCCGAGAATCGAGAGCAAAACGTCAAGGCTGTGGGCCAATTCAAAAAACTGGCGGATGGAAAGGGCTGCAGCGTAACTCAGCTTGCCATTGCCTGGCTTCTGAAGCAGGGGGATGACATTTTCCCCATTCCTGGCACCAAAAGACTGAAGTATCTGGAGGAGAACTGGAAAgcgctggatatcctgctcACAGACGAGGAAAACGCAAAGATCAAGGCTTTCGGGGACTCTATCGAGATAGCTGGAGCCCTTGTACCAGACCAGTTTGTGGACTATGTTTTCCGAGACacaaaggaggaggttgcATGA
- a CDS encoding protein serine/threonine kinase activating protein nimO (COG:L;~EggNog:ENOG410PFPA;~InterPro:IPR036420,IPR038545,IPR006572,IPR013939;~PFAM:PF07535,PF08630;~go_function: GO:0003676 - nucleic acid binding [Evidence IEA];~go_function: GO:0008270 - zinc ion binding [Evidence IEA]) — MAAVFIPPSRETSLNMSTRRPLANVPNATNSPHRVGPVPAKRPRSTNAPIDIPYGQPPPKKQVVEETETDAQSTSQTKVSTVQGTDSKLFTRRSNNTQPSAFEKKLVAARDKDRQPQSKSTRQEKPPAENISIRQWQRHYRKAFPHFVFYFDAIPIEARSKCSRQVIALGAREEKFFSRLVTHVVTSRPIPPEIERRAHTENTHETPQELTPDGMLETINPAELEMHLHLATCPGRERNHDVLHRAREMGMKIWAIEKLQRMIATINDTDIANSNNVSRNNVGGSQTKSRGKNDLSQALQNELNGPSDRSHLSVLKDLILFKGPFIYVHDMDEKTRPVMVREYPKVAKRQDGIWPQFRSAPLGKCPFIEDVPSKRDAERQRVRQEKEEKEFIKPPVPQLKDAVVKTQNEDEQLPVRKETSPLEGDEPTPPPCAKQEEPLGANQEPPLSPKKSSESFVPPQLKRKGPFYHGREPAASGVQPSNITSAIRSQMVSSTAAAPGGAKAGLSKEVHELKRKVLERSHVGFPLTGAQPYRPQEATANVNTENANGARLTKSNRTEKLGNIEEETTQSEGTDPTKSRVILRKGGEQKKKERRRDPKPGYCENCRDKFDDFDEHVLTRKHRKFAANSANWEELDSLLFQLERPLKEEYDYV; from the exons ATGGCAGCAGTATTCATACCCCCCTCGCGCGAGACCTCCCTGAACATGTCGACTCGCCGGCCGCTTGCAAACGTGCCGAATGCCACCAACTCCCCTCATAGAGTAGGCCCCGTGCCTGCCAAACGTCCCCGGTCGACAAATGCACCGATTGACATCCCTTACGGCCAGCCTCCTCCGAAGAAACAGGTAGTGGAAGAAACCGAGACCGATGCTCAATCCACAAGCCAGACCAAGGTCTCCACCGTCCAGGGCACGGACTCGAAGCTATTCACCCGCAGGTCGAACAATACTCAACCAAGTGCTTTTGAAAAGAAACTGGTAGCTGCCAGAGACAAGGACCGGCAACCCCAGTCGAAGAGTACAAGGCAGGAGAAGCCGCCCGCAGAAAATATTTCAATCAGACAATGGCAGCGACATTACAGAAAAGCCTTTCCTCACTTTGTCTTTTACTTCGATGCTATACCCATTGAGGCCCGCAGCAAATGTTCGAGGCAGGTCATAGCTCTGGGAGCG CGCGAAGAAAAGTTTTTCTCGCGTCTAGTGACCCACGTCGTTACCTCCCGCCCAATCCCCCCTGAAATTGAGAGACGAGCACATACGGAAAACACCCATGAGACACCGCAAGAGCTAACGCCGGATGGCATGTTGGAAACAATCAATCCTGCAGAACTTGAAATGCATCTTCATCTAGCCACTTGCCCTGGGCGTGAAAGGAACCACGATGTCTTGCACCGGGCACGGGAAATGGGAATGAAGATATGGGCTATTGAGAAGCTGCAACGAATGATTGCTACTATCAACGACACAGATATCGCCAATTCAAACAACGTCTCACGGAACAACGTCGGTGGTAGCCAGACCAAATCTCGGGGAAAGAACGATTTGTCACAGGCTCTGCAGAATGAGCTCAATGGTCCCTCGGATCGGAGCCACTTGTCCGTACTGAAGGATTTGATTCTATTCAAGGGACCGTTCATTTACGTGCATGACATGGACGAGAAAACACGACCCGTTATGGTTCGAGAATATCCCAAAGTCGCCAAGCGGCAGGACGGTATATGGCCACAATTCAGAAGTGCACCACTAGGGAAATGCCCCTTTATCGAGGATGTTCCATCTAAACGCGACGCAGAGAGGCAACGTGTTCGccaagagaaggaagagaaagaatttATCAAGCCTCCGGTGCCTCAACTGAAAGATGCCGTTGTCAAGACCCAAAATGAAGATGAGCAGTTGCCGGTCAGAAAGGAGACAAGTCCTCTAGAAGGAGATGAGCCCACACCTCCACCGTGTGCGAAGCAAGAGGAACCCCTGGGTGCTAATCAAGAACCTCCACTGTCCCCTAAGAAGAGCTCTGAGAGCTTCGTCCCGCCTCAGCTTAAACGCAAAGGTCCCTTCTACCATGGCCGGGAAcctgctgcttctggcgTGCAGCCTTCCAACATCACCTCGGCGATCCGTTCCCAGATGGTATCGTCAACGGCTGCTGCGCCAGGAGGTGCAAAAGCTGGTTTAAGCAAGGAAGTCCACGAGTTGAAACGCAAAGTGCTTGAGAGGAGTCATGTTGGATTCCCGCTTACTGGCGCACAACCTTATCGGCCCCAGGAGGCAACTGCCAACGTGAATACAGAAAACGCGAACGGTGCTCGGTTGACCAAGTCAAACCGCACAGAGAAGCTCGGGAATATCGAGGAAGAAACTACACAATCAGAGGGAACCGACCCAACAAAGTCCCGGGTTATTCTCCGTAAAGGCGGAgagcagaaaaagaaggaaagacgGAGGGATCCAAAGCCAGGATATTGCGAGAACTGCAGAGACAAGTTTGATGATTTTGACGAG CACGTACTGACAAGAAAGCACCGCAAATTCGCAGCGAACAGCGCGAACTGGGAAGAGTTGGACTCATTGCTCTTTCAGCTGGAACGACCCCTCAAGGAAGAATACGATTATGTCTAG
- a CDS encoding putative PHD finger domain protein (COG:K;~EggNog:ENOG410QDQ7;~InterPro:IPR036575,IPR019787,IPR019786,IPR003618, IPR011011,IPR012921,IPR001965,IPR013083;~PFAM:PF00628,PF07500,PF07744;~go_process: GO:0006351 - transcription, DNA-templated [Evidence IEA]), with protein MADEPRRSGRSTKGQHKNLDMVNETPGKKTKSKAHSKDKGSKASAEPTPAPSEEEEDEIIRCICGEYEEEEDIERDMICCDSCSAWQHNDCMGLKFAKGQEPDQYFCEQCRPENHKDLLERMARGEKPWEEVAEKRRREAEELKQSKRKGRKKGGKRGRPSESKADASTPARGSASRPSATPSETPAASTATPVAEKSSHPPDQRSANSQKRKFSEQQEVSTPESSGPKSKQQKTSPPARGSTPQTSKSAPVKREPASQDAQQPSVTDTAATQGAKSFDDISIPARRNAASALAKVFVDQISDALARGSFKLPKGKAGEDVGQQLGLSVEDALYQNLCGGSGEPTEAYKLQLRTILFNVKKNPSLRDRLLVGSLLPDDLSKMSSQDMASEELQQKDAEIKREAERQHIIIQEQGPRIRRTHKGEEIVEDDQQNVASEPVFSAAPPRAVAEDGSPAAHSPTSPAAKQSEPGSQEKTPQTEEAKPTERTNHDEHFPPRGHSPGTGQEQVFPEVATNIREPVPTGKVQADAEIDQLLRDDDEPDSPPYSPKEHHEEGSIWHGKVVMNPVSEFMSFAKHVGGADLSGRIPWNELIPPTLLIDGRIDIQLATNYLCGLRFSSSTDVSVISVGSPESPKEKAGFDKLFNYFQDRKRYGVIGKHPLPAVKDTYLIPIEAGSKKKPEFIELLENNALEDPTPERILLVVFAVKTGESNPPSVQPPSHHSSMEPAASASPLTVASGTPQQAHFATPGPRAAQFPPTPSPAFPGAPQGSIPYNQQTQQPQGQPPPPPNAAFQAQPPTNQPSVTGLAAAIQVLGAQANTPAIQQLLQQAPNANITQLNVVRDILVRQPQAASDYQLLMNELYHATTTNGNGHTPQQPAQ; from the exons ATGGCTG ATGAACCGCGTCGCTCCGGTCGCTCGACCAAAGGACAACACAAAAACCTCGATATGGTCAACGAAACGCccgggaagaagacgaaatCGAAAGCGCATTCGAAAGACAAGGGGTCGAAGGCCTCCGCAGAGCCCACCCCCGCCCctagcgaggaggaggaggacgagatcATCCGATGCATTTGTGGCGAatacgaggaggaggaggacattgaACGTGATATGATCTGCTGTGATTCCTGTTCCGCATGGCAACACAATGACTGTATGGGTCTGAAGTTTGCGAAGGGCCAGGAACCGGATCAGTACTTCTGCGAGCAATGCAGGCCCGAGAACCACAAAGACCTTTTGGAGCGAATGGCGCGTGGCGAGAAGCCATGGGAGGAAGTTGCAGAAAAGAGGCGCAGAGAAGCTGAGGAGCTCAAGCAGTCAAAACGCAAGGGCCGTAAGAAGGGTGGCAAGCGAGGCAGACCGAGCGAGTCCAAGGCCGATGCAAGCACACCCGCTCGTGGATCAGCTTCTCGACCATCTGCTACTCCTTCAGAGACCCCTGCAGCCTCGACTGCTACGCCTGTTGCTGAGAAAAGCAGTCATCCTCCTGACCAGCGGTCCGCGAATTCCCAGAAGCGGAAGTTTAGTGAGCAGCAAGAAGTATCGACCCCTGAATCATCA GGCCCTAAATCAAAACAGCAAAAGACTTCGCCACCTGCTAGAGGGTCAACGCCTCAAACCAGCAAATCAGCTCCCGTGAAGCGTGAGCCAGCGTCACAGGATGCTCAGCAGCCATCTGTTACAGATACCGCGGCAACTCAAGGAGCTAAGTCTTTTGATGACATTTCCATCCCAGCTAGGAGGAATGCTGCTAGTGCGCTAGCGAAGGTCTTCGTAGATCAAATTTCTGATGCACTGGCGCGGGGATCTTTCAAACTGCCCAAAGGCAAGGCGGGGGAGGATGTCGGTCAGCAACTCGGCCTCTCAGTCGAGGATGCTTTATATCAGAATCTATgtggaggatctggagagCCTACAGAAGCTTATAAGTTACAACTGCGGACGATTTTGTTCAACGTAAAGAAGAACCCTTCTCTACGGGACCGTCTGCTCGTAGGTAGTTTACTCCCTGATGACCTCTCTAAAATGAGCTCCCAAGACATGGCAagcgaggagctgcagcagaaagATGCAGAGATCAAGAGAGAGGCTGAGAGACAGCACATCATTATCCAAGAACAAGGGCCGCGGATTAGGAGGACCCATAAGGGTGAGGAAATAGTCGAGGACGACCAACAAAACGTTGCTAGCGAACCCGTTTTTTCGGCTGCTCCGCCTCGGGCTGTCGCTGAAGATGGCAGCCCAGCTGCACACAgtccaacaagcccagcTGCTAAGCAGTCAGAGCCTGGCTCCCAGGAGAAGACTCCCCAGACAGAGGAGGCTAAGCCGACTGAACGAACAAACCACGATGAGCACTTTCCACCTCGAGGCCACTCTCCTGGTACCGGCCAGGAACAAGTCTTCCCAGAAGTTGCAACAAACATTCGCGAACCAGTACCTACTGGCAAAGTCCAGGCCGATGCCGAGATCGATCAACTGCTGAGGGATGATGACGAGCCGGACTCTCCGCCTTATTCGCCCAAAGAACATCACGAAGAGGGCTCCATTTGGCATGGAAAGGTTGTCATGAACCCCGTCTCTGAGTTCATGTCATTCGCCAAGCATGTCGGAGGTGCAGATTTGAGTGGGAGGATACCTTGGAACGAACTTATTCCGCCTACCTTGCTGATTGACGGGAGAATCGACATCCAGTTGGCTACTAACTACCTCTGCGGTCTGCGATTCAGCTCATCGACCGATGTATCGGTGATCTCCGTGGGCAGTCCGGAGTCTCCTAAGGAGAAGGCCGGATTCGACAAGCTCTTCAACTACTTCCAGGATCGCAAGAGGTATGGTGTGATTGGCAAGCACCCTCTCCCGGCCGTCAAGGATACCTACCTCATTCCCATTGAGGCcgggtcgaagaagaagcccgagTTCATCGAGTTACTAGAAAACAACGCGCTCGAAGACCCGACGCCAGAGCGCATCCTGCTTGTCGTGTTTGCGGTCAAGACGGGCGAGTCGAACCCCCCGTCGGTGCAACCTCCTTCACACCATTCAAGCATGGAGCCCGCAGCTTCAGCAAGCCCGTTGACAGTCGCATCTGGTACCCCACAGCAAGCCCATTTCGCGACGCCGGGCCCTCGAGCAGCACAGTTCCCTCCAACACCCTCGCCAGCATTCCCGGGAGCTCCCCAGGGGTCTATTCCATACAACCAACAGACGCAGCAACCACAAGGTCAgccgccaccgccaccaaaCGCTGCGTTTCAAgctcaaccaccaacaaaccaaccgTCCGTCACCGGTCTTGCCGCGGCAATCCAAGTCCTAGGGGCACAAGCAAACACACCCGCCAtccaacagctcctccaacaaGCACCAAACGCAAATATCACCCAGTTGAATGTTGTTCGGGACATCCTCGTCCGACAGCCGCAGGCAGCCTCTGATTACCAGCTGCTAATGAACGAATTGTATCATGCTACGACGACAAACGGAAATGGTCATACCCCGCAGCAGCCCGCCCAATAG